A single region of the Apodemus sylvaticus chromosome 7, mApoSyl1.1, whole genome shotgun sequence genome encodes:
- the Nme9 gene encoding thioredoxin domain-containing protein 6 codes for MGNRKKEIALQVNINTQELWEEMLGSKGLTVVDVYQGWCGPCKPVVSLFQKMRIEVGLDLLHFAMAEADRLDVLEKYRGKCEPTFLFYAVTDEDLLSAVKWPPRRKDGGEDGDIVSSGKTCTLGIIKPDAVAHGKADEIIMKIQEAGFDILLKEERTLTEAEMQVFYQHRAREEAFEKLVHHMCSGPSHLLILTKTEGAEDVVTAWRTFLGPCDPNVARREHPDSLRAQYGTEMPFNAVHGSRDREVANRELRLLFPSFKFSDKDMEDPQGHLLTVESLEVPAGRWQRGGSTLGAVCGLPSLRAPLPGNQSLTLGLQTVGGSDTYALCEDGTQEKREPMLRDQGLPAAG; via the exons AtgggaaacaggaagaaagaaattgcCCTGCAG GTCAACATCAACACCCAGGAGCTTTGGGAGGAGATGCTCGGCTCTAAAGGACTGACCG TTGTGGATGTCTACCAGGGCTGGTGTGGACCCTGCAAACCTGTGGTTAGCCTCTTCCAGAAGATGAGGATCGAGGTTGGCTTGGACCTTCTCCATTTTGCTATG GCAGAGGCAGACCGCCTTGATGTCCTGGAAAAATACCGAGGGAAGTGCGAGCCAACCTTTCTGTTTTATGCG GTTACCGATGAGGATCTTTTGAGTGCGGTCAAGTGGCCTCCCCGCAGAAAGGATGGTGGCGAAGATGGGGACATAG TGTCATCAGGAAAGACCTGTACACTGGGCATCATTAAACCAGATGCAGTGGCCCATGGGAAGGCTGATGAAATCATCATGAAG ATCCAGGAAGCAGGATTTGACATACTATTAAAGGAAGAGAGAACCCTGACAGAGGCAGAAATGCAAGTGTTCTATCAACACAGAGCCAGAGAG GAGGCTTTTGAGAAGCTTGTACATCACATGTGCAGTGGACCCAGCCACCTCCTGATCCTCACCAAGACCGAGGGCGCCGAGGATGTAGTCACCGCTTGGAGAACCTTCCTGGGACCTTGTGACCCTAATGTGGCCAGGAGGGAACATCCTGACAG TCTCCGGGCTCAGTACGGCACAGAAATGCCTTTTAACGCTGTGCACGGGAGCCGGGACAGAGAGGTCGCCAACAGAGAGCTGCgtctgctcttccccagtttcaagTTTTCAGATAAAGACATGGAAGACCCACAGG GGCATCTACTGACAGTCGAGAGTTTAGAG GTGCCTGCTGGGAGGTGGCAAAGGGGCGGCTCCACGCTAGGGGCTGTCTGTGGCCTGCCCTCCCTGAGAGCCCCACTGCCTGGCAACCAGAGCCTGACGCTGGGGCTGCAGACAGTCGGTGGCTCTGACACCTACGCTCTCTGTGAGGATGGGACTCAGGAGAAGCGAGAGCCTATGCTCAGAGATCAGGGATTGCCAGCGGCAGGGTGA